The following are encoded together in the Drosophila takahashii strain IR98-3 E-12201 chromosome X, DtakHiC1v2, whole genome shotgun sequence genome:
- the Miga gene encoding mitoguardin produces MQRLMPASWTSGGSLLPFRVSTTTKVVLFSLTAGVALMSVLSRFLRRRKPPRPPRRARKYTGRRNRNSMRSPNDLISIAGSKASARSGSPVGSTLAYSDRLSMASGSIGVGALMGVQSAGPAGSVVTQLTAQQLGMMGMEALDTVINFWEDALAAHYSPGGLPALLTTAEDSEFCREIQNLLEMAYTLQEQSELLFLDQRSVLFREEHSIDEAAEEEAAGETDDDRRSRKSGSVLSRAGSDPNFDSAESFASALDQVADLREFDGFIETSYEEYPLFQTALKHHDEYTVPCRTIRAELMHCSTDTEYLAKLHCVRLAFQFLFKDPAVGQWICDAGRQILTDLLCLGDKDTKEFLVGYEDMVNYLHDSSNWPCIQMELEQRNVKAMTFYDICLDFIILDSFKDLDAPPASVTAVVQNRWLSNGFKETALTTAVWSVLKAKKRMLKFPNGFMSHFYVISEQISPLMAWGFFGPNENLRDICHYFREQLLAFLGDIFSFQKSRFTTIEEFSQDVLQHMQTRVNNIGVKFSQ; encoded by the exons GTTGTCCTCTTCTCGCTGACCGCCGGCGTGGCCTTGATGAGCGTCCTCTCGCGCTTCCTGCGACGCCGCAAGCCGCCGCGTCCGCCCCGCCGGGCGAGGAAGTACACGGGCCGGCGGAACCGCAACAGCATGCGCAGTCCCAATGACCTCATCTCGATAGCGGGCTCCAAGGCCTCTGCCCGTTCGGGCAGTCCCGTTGGTTCCACTTTGGCCTATTCGGACCGCCTTTCCATGGCCTCGGGTTCAATTGGCGTGGGTGCCTTGATGGGCGTACAGAGTGCCGGGCCAGCTGGTTCGGTGGTCACCCAATTGACGGCCCAACAGCTGGGCATGATGGGCATGGAGGCGCTGGACACGGTGATTAACTTTTGGGAGGACGCCTTGGCGGCACACTACTCGCCCGGCGGACTGCCCGCTCTGCTGACGACGGCCGAGGACTCGGAGTTCTGCCGCGAGATTCAGAACCTGCTGGAGATGGCCTACACGCTGCAGGAGCAGAGCGAGCTGCTCTTCCTCGACCAGCGCTCGGTGCTGTTCCGCGAGGAGCATTCCATTGACGAGGcggccgaggaggaggcggcgggcGAGACGGACGACGATCGGCGGTCGCGCAAATCGGGCAGCGTCCTGAGTCGCGCGGGTTCGGATCCCAATTTCGATTCCGCCGAGAGCTTTGCCAGCGCCTTAGACCAAGTGGCGGATCTGCGGGAGTTCGACGGCTTCATCGAGACCTCGTACGAGGAGTATCCGCTGTTCCAGACGGCGTTGAAGCACCACGATGAGTACACGGTGCCTTGTCGCACCATTCGGGCGGAGCTGATGCACTGCAGCACGGACACCGAGTACCTGGCCAAGCTGCACTGCGTCCGACTGGCCTTTCAGTTTCTGTTCAAGGATCCCGCCGTGGGTCAGTGGATATGCGATGCCGGGCGGCAGATCCTCACCGATCTGCTTTGCCTGGGCGACAAGGATACGAAGGAGTTTCTAGTGGGCTATGAGGACATGGTCAACTATCTGCACGACAGCAGCAACTGGCCGTGCATCCAAATGGAGCTGGAGCAGCGCAACGTGAAGGCCATGACCTTCTACGACATCTGCCTGGATTTTATCATCCTGGATTCATTTAAGGACCTAGATGCTCCGCCCGCCAGCGTGACGGCGGTGGTGCAGAATCGCTGGCTATCCAACGGATTCAAAGAGACG gcCCTAACGACGGCCGTTTGGTCGGTGCTGAAGGCCAAGAAGCGGATGCTGAAGTTCCCCAACGGGTTCATGTCGCACTTCTACGTGATATCCGAGCAGATATCGCCGCTAATGGCCTGGGGCTTCTTCGGGCCCAACGAGAACCTGCGCGACATCTGCCACTACTTCCGGGAGCAGCTGCTCGCCTTCCTGGGCGACATCTTCAGCTTCCAGAAGAGCCGCTTCACGACCATCGAGGAGTTCTCGCAGGATGTCCTGCAGCACATGCAGACGCGCGTGAACAACATTGGCGTGAAGTTCAGCCAGTGA